ttgatgACAGTGatatttctgtaaaatcagaatttctttctaacaatgttttcttcttttttactataaaagcaaaaaatttcatagttttctttatgAACGCGTCAGttttacattttgagaatattcaaactttagcttcaaacacttcttCGATTCCAATATTATATAAGCACAATTTtgaagcattactcgaagtatgggttttcttcctgtttttcccaacagctatcaaagaatgatgtttaacataaaatgacgtgaacgaaaTCATAgtattgataaagataacgttcctcgtcagatcgtgtaaactgttggctactgtttaagcagccggtCTAATTcgtatttccactttctgaggaaggcttAGTACCAACCCGAGGCAAACGTGCTTGGAAACAGacgcacggaggagtcatagaggtgaaaagcaacactAGCAGTATGCCACGCGTATGAAGCGGtcgcaacgtcccatttacctcttgcgacatgcacacgaagttattgcgcgatAATACTGCATCATGGCACAACAATTCGACGTCCGTCCCTATAGAGAGCGTCTTCGTCCCCGTACACCCTTTTATAGTTTCCTGGTattggcgcaccaatccgacgccgtcgGGCCTCTCGCACCCCTTTTACGAATTTCGTGATTGACACACACATGACAGAGCacgcccgttattatatatcatgatataatGAATCTTGACAAGCATGACAATCTTGGCATTCAGCACAAAGCGTAGTACCTGAGGAGGTATGACATAAATGCCACTGAGAATCTTCATCTTCAGTCCATTTAGCCCGAAGGCAAAGATATACCAAGTTTCAAACTAAGTGAGCTGTCACACTTTCGAGAGGCTTTTGACTTGTCGGTTTAATGTCTTATCCTgaaatgaaaccaatgaacGCTGGCATTTTTCTGGAGGAGCTATGATTTAAGAATCTTCTCCCAAGAATTTAAAAGTTCTGGCGAGCTTTGCAAGGCGATGCTAAGTCCAGATTTCCTTGTATTGTCGGAGATTATATGTTTTCAGCAATAAATTAATagcattaaaaagaaaaaaaaaaagaaaaaaaagaaatgttgccttcgagaagaaaattcgaaaatttgggTGGTGAACGACTTGCCAAAGTTCAGGATCAGAAGAATAAAGGACGTAAGCAGAACAAAGTCTCGTGTGCACAACAATGAAAAGGATAACCTGACTTATGAATGCTGCCTATTTCGAAGGCTCTTTccctcaaaaacaaaaagcggTCTAGAGGTACATGTCGCCAGAAGAAATGTTCGATGTTGCGCTTCTCGCTGTCGTTGAACATGGCTCTGCCCGaacttctcgatcttctgctaGAACGAAATCACGGAATCATTCCATTCGTCGCCAATCCATATCCTGCAATACCCTACATCTCGCTTGAACTGCCTCTCCATACTGAGTGTCCTcgggtcctctttcaccacctcagtccagaacttccgtctTCGCATACCGTGTCTCTATGAGTCACGTTTCTTTTCGTGCATCCAAACTGAGCGGGTGATATTGTCATCTAGGAATTAGCATTCCAAGTGTCCCGTATGTGGTCATCAACGGCCAAGTCAAGAACGGCGTGCGTTAGAAAGGTTAGTGTCCCAAAAGGAAGGGTCCACGACAGCCACCATACAGTGTAGACGAACCCCACTGCACACTTAATAAAGCAAGCGAGGGTCTTCCAGGCATTCAAACACATCCATCGTCTTTAGCAGCTGACGGGCGACGCAACTTGCTTCTCAGACTTTTCCTGCCTGAAATTGTCAATGCTGCGGGCGGCGCATGCAGAATTATACGTGGATgctgtttccgcagatgcagaGGGAAATTTCTTTCGCGACAGCAGAACTGGGTCCGTTTCCTTtccagcgtcctggatgcattttgtgaaggaattcgcatcgctaagcttctttctTGTCCGTAATTCTACATgtatagacacacgttggcttAATTTCCTTCTGTGTTCTTCGTGTTTCAGACTTGCCACGTCGATTTTGGGTTGAAGAGAAACTCCTCCTTCTCTTTTAAAGCCGTATTTTGAGGCTGAgtagaactggacggtggtcacgATCGAATgcaacgtcccaaacagctcaggattttcggatatcccactgaggaattttttcttcagaacgtagtcgagctgaagtttgagagtcTTCATTTTCCGTTTTCGCTGCTCTTCGGACGTTAAAAGGGTTTACTCCTGCACCgcgagctgatggcgtcgacgactcctcttaaacgtggaaacAATGATGGAGCCCGTCTGTTCTcataagtcgaccagacgcTTACCGTTGTGCGCTGCGCTCGCTTTTCTGTCCAAAATTCTACATAATTCCCACAAGTCCTAGAATATTTCCACTAGATCCTTGTTATGAAACTTTGGATACGATTGGGTACCAGTTCTCGCAGTGTTAAGTTTGTTTCGTTATTTGCTGGTGTCTCACGAACAAATACTGTTCGTCTACTCTACTGGTACTTACGAATAGAATTGAACAAGTACTGTATTGTACTCGAATAATACCATTTTTCTATCACATAGAATTGTTGTTCGAGTCTCATCTTCGCATTTTCGTCGATTCCAGCAATGACAACCTGCTGGgtgggtattttagacatcaatgCATTCAATTCATCATAAAAAAGGGgtccttactgttgttctCAGCGGTTTCTGTAGGTGCATTgtcacttacgatccagagtttgcgTTCTCTGGGATCCCACATTCCTACAAAAGTGCATCTAGGCGACGATGAGTCAAATTCTTCTGGGTTGTTGTATTTGTTCTTAACAGCTATCACGCAGCCACccactttcttctcatcagcatcgtcgCAGTATATattgtaattttcgatgctgatgacgaaCCGATCCGCATGTTTCGAGGCAGCAAACGGCACGCAGAGAACCAAAGCCGGACAGCGGTTCGAGTTCACGACACGTTCGGCAGTTAGCGGAAACGATGTTGTCCAGAGTCCAGTACCGTTCAAGGAGTTGACCATTCAGGTTATGAGCTTTGGCATGGTGCTGGACGaaaacacctttttgcaaCGTATGGGAAGGTTCTGTCATATAACggtgcgggttatatagctcgtacttTCCCTATGCGTACATGGATGCGTTGTGGTGTGGTATAAAGTGGTTGGATAGGTTAAAGCAGGGCCGCCACAGATACAATCAGACTGACACCGCCCCAATACGGACAAAACCCAAAACAGCCAAGTCGAGGAAGATCAACACTTCTTTACGGCCATGAATTCAAAGGATGATGAAACAAGAAATGATTACGGCACGAAGGGTTTATGCGAGCCAACAGTTCATGAAGCGATATAGTTATCCAATGTTTTAGTGGGCACGTAGCAGACCAGAGGTTTTACGCGCACGATCCACAGAGGTTGGATCCGCAAACCTACCCCTcagtaaattattttaaaacgcGTAGTTAGTATTGCCCGCGAGTTATGCGTTTTTGGGTTCGAGCATGTGGAGCATGGTTTGCTgttttttacttcattataAAGTcacgaaataaaatgaaatctaGACATCTTTGCTAGGTTGGTTAGCAATTGTACTTAAATATAGTAGGCTAATTAATTAAGTACAGTCCCAGTCCGGTAATTGCTCTACTTCCCACTCCTTAAAAAATCCTCTTGAACGCTTCCGAAGGGGAAAGTGTGTGAAACTACCTCTGAAGACGATTATAGTACGTTCCGTAATTTTAGTTTGCGTTTCGCTTACTGTATCTCTAATACTGAATATCTCAAATCCATTCTattcaagaaagaagaatcTGACAAACCTCATTGGATGAAAGGCgaacgtttttgttttcaatcaaGGCGTTGCACTGATCTTACTATTCATATCGATGGACTTCAtagctgtgctcgaagcggcacggtcgagatagcgattggaatcgGAATGAAGCCATTGCGAACTACAGTGAGGAACGGGGTCAGCAAGggtcctccctcgatcctagccgctacactcAAATGCaccgcatcgagcgcagccgcttactcacctgcaccgtgcttcatgtcgttttgacccaattatAGCCAGACTGTAGTTGCCAACTAGTTgcatttctcacatttttgatTCTCAGCATCTCCACACAATACCGATTATCTCAAAATTTCGTAGTTTTTATAGAATGCAAGATAGCTGAATCGCTGTATGACCTTCACACGAATTGCTActgcaaaaacaacaacttctGCAACGCGTCGCCACTTGTTTTATGGTTTGTTGCTTTGGCCGCTTCACTTGCTGTGATCATTTGTTTCGTAGATTAGAAACAATAAAGTGGTGTATAAGGAACTGTTTGTTTGCATAAAAACACTTCAACCGATCAACTCCAGTAGCGACTTGGCTaggtggagttttttttttcttttttttttcgaaaccatGCATAACAATGTTTCATCCCATGATCACATTCACATCATAAAGTTGGCAAAAATGGAATTGATTTCTTGAAGGAATAAATTCCCCTTTTATCACCTTTTAAGTATTGAAGTGAGCGGATGTATTCGCGGTCGGCTCGCAAGTCGGCTGTgaatgcacgatcgatcaattGTTCAAAACCATCCCAGagccaaccaagtctttcatccctgtGGAGTCGAGAAACTGGTACccgacttgtctgggaagatagaaacactgactcgatACATTCGTTATCCCCACCACCACCCAAAAAACCCCTAAAcatcaagcgattctgaattaaagtgaacgcggtggcgcatcccatgtggattgattaacgctagacacaCACACTTCAAGGCGCGTATCACGATTATAACGTGGTGCAGAACCCACACCCAAAGGGTAGAGTTCGAGTGTTATATTGCGGGACTCAACGTGGTTCCGCTTATGTTTTCCTCAGAAAGGCCACTgaagagacctcattaatcttcgcAAGAGTGACGCGTTGCAAGTGAAATCGTCGTTGTTGGGTTTGGGTAGTGGATTGCGGAACCTAGCGTGGTTCCGCAATCCACTACCCAAACTCTACATTTTCGCTGTAgcttccgcaccacgtcaaaatcgtgatacacAGCCTTTAAGTGACGAAATGCCTGAGTGTGAAGTCGCGATGCATCATCTACATCGCGTTGACCGGAACTTGTAAGTTGAATCTCGATAATAAGTGTTCTGCTTTCCTCCAGCACATGTAATCGTTATCTCAAATGTGACAGTTTGCTTAGTATTTTTACAGGTTACCGTGGATATTTGCCTGCTTAACATTTCTTATACTTCACAAAAAATTATACAAAACAGATGTAACCAACAGCTTGAACAATCACATGGATATCATCAGACAGCTATCAGCGAGTACAAAAACCGAGTATTGGTAGATGCCTGTCAACagaagtaattttaaaaaaggagaaattcagTGGAAGCACACAAGTACAAGTACATTGTTCAATGTAGATGTGCGCACATAAGACAAATTAAGTGGCAAATGAATTAATTATGAtaatttagaagaaatgagGATTACTGAAAACAAAAGGACACGCTTGTGGTGTAATAGCGAACAGTTCTCTAGTCATCCTTTTCTTGCAGAGCCATGGATGCGATCAAATGGTAGTTCCGTAGAACTGGATAGTTTACCATAACGAGACCAAAACGTCACCTTAGACGTATGTCGCTGACCTGAATCTCGCAATTTTATGCGGTAGATGGTGCAGCACAGTGTGCAAAATCTAATGTATCATTGTACAAATAAGAGTTCTCAGTGAACACTTATAAAGTGCGGTAAAAAGAGAATCGACTGGTTCCTACGGATCACAAACCAGTAGATTTCTACCACAGTTGATAATTGATTTAGATAATAAAGATAGTATTACTGCACTTACGAATTGCGGGATATCATAAAGCTAACGAAACCCAACTAGTAGATATCAACTGTGTTTCAGCAGTAAATCGTTTCTGCTTAAGCAGAACCTTACGCTCATTTATActaattattcttattatttcttagaAGGATTTCGAAAGAAAGATGAGATGAAATGCAATCTCAGTAATCCTATCTGTCTCAAAATGACAGTGAGGGATCAATAAACAACCTGTCACTTTCCTACCGTTATTTTGTGGTACGAAATTTAACGGATGGCTCAAAAATGTTTGCAGTGCATAAAACTGCGTCATGTGACGGCTTCCAAATAAGTGCACAACAAGgcaattttagaaataaaaattttgcttgAATCCCATTTATTCAGACAAAACAAGCTTAGAAACGCATAATAGAATGAAGAGTTAGTATAGATATGATATGTGAGATAACTCCTTTTTTCCACTAGCATCAAGTTCCGAAAGGACTACTGTTTTCTGCAGTTCTGCAAGAATGAAACAACATACGTATAATGTCGAAAGGAATTATCCGAGATTTTTCCTTGTGGATGTTAAGCAAGACTAATACCGCAATTTTATCTTGCAAACCATCATATATGTTTTcgtcaaaatttcaaagctTTAGAAAGCAAAAGATCCGGTAATCTATGAAAACCTAAAAACACTGAACATTGTTCAAAAAGGTAAACATTTACAAACATTTTCGAGGATACTCATGCCAATTAAGCATTCCTAGAGTGAAAGAGGGGTGAATCCCTTTCCTTTTAAGAGTATATATCAAAAGACTTCCTTTTGATTTCTTACGGCACATCATCTAGTTTTTAgtcaaaaattagaataaaagtTGGAGAGGTTTTGCATAATATCATATATTCATCAAACTGGTTTAGCCATGAGCGACTCAATTCTTTTTCCAGCTATCTCTTTTGGACAATCACCGATGCCCTTCACCATGACTGTAGCCGTGAAAGAGTTCAATTCCAGGCTCCACATGCCAAGATCAAGAACATAGCGTAATTTTATCTTAGAACGGCATAAATACTTTAACTTACCGAACTCTTCGTTAATCAATGaaattgtggaatttttcaatAGATGTTGCAGAACAACGCATTGGTGAAATtaagtattaaaaaaaaagcttggtaGGAACCGAACCGCACTCAATACTTTGATGATATGGGATGTTAATAGGAACTTTAACATTGCAAAATTGAGCATTTATTAAAATAGTACATGGAATACATGGTTAATTCCGactgtttggtttttttctgcggGAATAGCTTGTAAGGGATTGCAATTGACcagattttcttgaaaaactcACTTGTCCTCTGGTCAAATAGACTGCATTTGTTATATGCTGGTGAATAAATGTGCAAGCTAACAGCGTTCTCAGAATGACTTGAGTTTTCCATTCGATGAAGTCCTAGTTCATCTGGAAGATAATATTGAATTAAGCAGACAAACTACTTCTCTTGCAATTTCAACTAAATTATGAGTATCACGACTCTCATGGTTAAATACACTAGTGTTCACCATCAAAGGTCAAGATAAAAGCTGTCACCAATGATAAGCCATGATGTTGTATGGCTTCCTTAATAAATGACAGCTATCGgtcatttatattattacactAAAATCCGACTAAAGCCGAACTTCAGACTTTGTGTAGTCTTCGCTTCGCTCACCTTCAatgattaatgaaaattattaGTAGTGACATTTCCTGTGAAACTAGATTTGTGGTTTTCTAACaaagctttcttcttttttattataaatttagGTGAAGGATTTCACAGCTTTCTTAAACACGTCAGTTctagatttggaaaaaaaattcaaactccAGCTTGATACACTCATTcaataccaatataatatagacacaattttcTCGAAGTATCTCGAAATTCAACTATgtccagggtcaagcgtatgAAAGGATTTTCCTAACGGAGGGTCACAAAAGGAGCGGGTCGCAAGGGAAGGGGTCGTAAGGGAGTGTACGATGGGCAGTATTGAATGGAGTATAGCACCATAACCCTGACAAAATACTACGTTCAACACCccgttgagccaaatttttgcaaaatagatGGAAACATGAGACTACTCCTAAAAGATAAAGAGTTTAATTATATATAGTTTTTAGCAGTTTAAACGTGAATCAAGCAGAATTAAAAATAGCCAAAAAAGTTCATGCTCCTTCCACattgttttccatttccacATCGTATCACGACGTTATTCAGGTCTGGAAGATACCGAATAACGTCGTGATAGGAAGACCTAGAGAAATACTTCGGGTGGCATTTCATAGAGAAAGTTTGACCTACAAAATATACTGCAGTTTTTTGCGACATCCCAGCTTTTATTGGAACTTAGacggaaaaaattcaaagaaattcaagAAGTTTTTGGACTTCTTGTGGATTTTCCCACcgaaattttgaaaggaacAGACGGtaagaaaacgagaaattttGCATATGAGGGTTTTCTTAATCACTTTGTAGGAAAATATGGGCGATTTAAAACGCCGTCCCGttcttaaaaaattggaaaacttGCCAAAATTCCAACATTTGCTCGCACACCGAAAAGTATAAGATGTTCAACAAAGTCCAATAACTCGGAGTAACTTAGTGCTGAGCAAATCCTCTTCAAGTATTTCACAGTTGAGGGTTTTCTCCATCAGAAGTTATATCACGCTATTTTCAGGACTTCGCCTTCTTCCCAAATTTTTTATGggaaaaatgtcatttttacCATCATTTCCACatgtaaattcaaaaaaaattaggaggtTGGAAGGTGAAGGTTTTGCAGGACAGATCTTGTTCTCAAGGAATCTACCTGAGATATTTCACTTTGTCCTCTTATCACAGACATTTCATCAGCATTccagcaaatttgcttcttctactaCAAAGTGCTTTTGCACTGGCGTCAGCTTCCGAATTTCACATTCGACATTTGTTCCTCGGCTAATCTTCGACTTTGCATTTTCGaaacaacagaaatttccaatatattgGATTGGCAGCAACGAAAAATTGTCGCTGCAATGTTTAAAAGGGCAGGAAGGTGGGTCGTATTCGAGAAGGTCGTGTCCTATAAATTCGTCTAACTCTACCCTGACTCTTTCTCTCacaaattcttttatttttgttcaccaAAGAAAACCAAGAGAAAAATCCACTCACCACTCATATAGCTGACCTCATTCACTGAGATAATTGATTCGCCAGTTTTCGACAGTGGTCCAATAGAGGAATTTTCTTTGGGATAAGCAAATCTTAAGAAGGGCAAGTGTGAAATTTCCAGTTTCTTCTTATGTTCAACAACATACCTCGTTTCTTTTAGCTGGCCTTCGAGCATCTTGACGAAACAATATGATCCAGAATGATCATGAATGCTAAATGAGCGACTGAGTTATTTACAATTAACCACAAAACAGTCATTGACATACTTCGTGCACATTCCTGGACCCCAGCATAGCACAATCATGTTGTACTTGCCGTTGCCAGTGTCCACGAGATTGCGTGTGTAGCTGAAACAGATCTCGAACGTAAACATAACTCCTTAAATTCCTTTATTATTCAGATATATTGAGCACTATTAATAGTAGTTTAGAAGAGCAATTAATTGCGTAAGTgtctgtagtttttttttaaaccgtaTTTTAACCCCCTCGCACACCTATTTAACGTCCCTCATATCCTTAACCTATTCTCAACGCTGGGGGGGGGGGCCTTCTCCCCTCGGTACTAATAAATCCAACAACCGCCACTCGAGTTATtgccaaaaaaattcttccaccATGGCCTTACTCACACCCGCCACCCCAAACCGTCACCAGCAATAGAGATAAGTTCTGCGCTGTGGTACATGCAAAGTGTGTACTGACTCTTACTTATTAGCGGAAAGAAGCCAAAATTGAGAATTTCCGCAAACGTTTTTAACTAGAAGTGTAGcctcattcgaaaaaaaaaactatacgcTGATCTGCTCATAAAAAGCAAGATGGAATGTTTCGATTCTCTCCCATTCTCAGAAAGTATTCAAAGTTATGCACTCTCATTATTAACATTGAGAGAACTCACAACAAGCTTAAGCCGGATTTGAAAcctttagcaaaaaaaagcaagtcaGGAACGTTTTTGGATCGAAATCCTGCTAGCCCTGGCCAAGGATATTTAATTGGCTGTAATTGTCGATATCACTGAGATATGCTCACGAATCATGATTGAAATGATTTCCACTATTCAGTCGCGAACTTTTTGATTTGGCTACACTTTTCCTTATTCTCCTATTTCGGTATAGTATTATTCTATCTCCCTAAAAATCAGCGACAACATCCATTCTCTTCTCAAGTAGAAAGACTGtattagcagaaaaaaaaagaatcttctCGAATTCTACCATATGCTCACCCCATCTAAATCCCGTGGAAAACACAGATATCGttaatcttctttttattccagTTTGAAGCAGCCTCATAGAGTTTGTAGCAATCACAGAGCCAAATGCAAGTTCTACCTCATGAAGAAGTACAGAAGTTTGTATAGGGAACTATTCATCAGTTTACTCAAATAACACCTTTTGCCTCTAGTTGTTCATTGAGCAATACCTTAATGAACAACTGTTGCAAGAGAATATCATGGTGAAACATCTGTATTAGATTTACGAAAAATACATGAACTAATAATAAGCACTATTCAGAATTAAAGTTATAATCGTCGTCAATGAATAAACTTCCAGTTCGTGGAAATAACTACTTAATTAGCACAACGCGCATTGAAAATCTAATTGATGTCGTGATATTGCAAACGAAACATACAAACGTATAAGTTTACTCACTTCCTTTCATCAAAAAGTGCGAAACTGGACCAGTCTTGTTGATTACTTTTGTAAGAAAGTAAAGCCTTCTCCACATCTTCAATATTCACATGTTGATCACGAAATAATGAACGAATTTCCGCAGTTAACGGTTCCATCTGcaaattacacttttttttactattgaTCTTGAAGCCCTTcgcaaggaaaaaagaaagcaaaactaacttcttattttttgagaagacGACCGGCACGAAGGGAAAGATTAGCAAACAATATCCACATATCATTGCCGCAGCGACAAATGCTATTCAATGCGGTATTCCCGTTTTCAGAATGAGATAGCTAGATGTTAGACTGGTTTCATATGTCGATCAGGCAAGTGAAGTTCGATGAAATGGCTGGCTCCAAATGAAATAAGTGAAGATTGCACCCAATCTCATAATCACAGATCAGCAAGAATTGGTTGGGTGAAACGTCCCTCTGAGCGTCCTCCAAAAA
The Necator americanus strain Aroian chromosome I, whole genome shotgun sequence genome window above contains:
- a CDS encoding hypothetical protein (NECATOR_CHRI.G145.T2), giving the protein MEPLTAEIRSLFRDQHVNIEDVEKALLSYKSNQQDWSSFALFDERNYTRNLVDTGNGKYNMIVLCWGPGMCTNIHDHSGSYCFVKMLEGQLKETRFAYPKENSSIGPLSKTGESIISVNEVSYMSDELGLHRMENSSHSENAVSLHIYSPAYNKCSLFDQRTSQRHTSKVTFWSRYGKLSSSTELPFDRIHGSARKG
- a CDS encoding hypothetical protein (NECATOR_CHRI.G145.T1) → MSIILITDVLADAMIDLPGFYSFGRHQYYSLLEMEPLTAEIRSLFRDQHVNIEDVEKALLSYKSNQQDWSSFALFDERNYTRNLVDTGNGKYNMIVLCWGPGMCTNIHDHSGSYCFVKMLEGQLKETRFAYPKENSSIGPLSKTGESIISVNEVSYMSDELGLHRMENSSHSENAVSLHIYSPAYNKCSLFDQRTSQRHTSKVTFWSRYGKLSSSTELPFDRIHGSARKG
- a CDS encoding hypothetical protein (NECATOR_CHRI.G144.T1) translates to MVNSLNGTGLWTTSFPLTAERVVNSNRCPALVLCVPFAASKHADRFVISIENYNIYCDDADEKKVGGCVIAVKNKYNNPEEFDSSSPRCTFVGMWDPRERKLWIVSDNAPTETAENNSKDPFFMMN